From the genome of Amyelois transitella isolate CPQ chromosome 22, ilAmyTran1.1, whole genome shotgun sequence:
gtggttcccggcacaaataaaaaaaagaataggaccactccatctcgtcaTCGTCCATCtcatcccatggatgtcgtaaaaggcgactaagggataggctaataaacttgggattctttttttaggcgatgggctagcaacctgtcactgtttgaatctaaattccatcataaagccaaacagctgaacgtggccattcagtcttttcaagactgttggctctgcctaccccgcaagggatatagacgtgattatatgtatgtatgtagtattccAATAATTTTGGCCACATCATCCTTCGTCCATTATTCCTGGTTGCGTCCTCACCTCGCTTGAGAGGACTTCGCAGTAGACATGTATGCCACAATTCTGAACTGTTTACTCAGGTATATTTTGCAGGATAACCTAACCCATTTTCAAACAGGGTTAtaacatccagttgcctgtatttaaaactgtgtgttggtaaaaataaagaaaaactttaataaaaaacttaatacataaaaatatcctAACTTCAATTCGTCTTAAATAATTGTTGTGAAATTTAACAAAAGAAGAacatcatttttcattttaattttttttttatttttcttagcGGCCAGTGCGCTATACAACTTTAAACAGCCTGAATGTGTACGGTTCCTCACGATAATTTCCGACTTcataaaagcatcggttagtcaATCAGACATAGTTCTTCTTGGCTACTCTTCATCCTCTCTCGATGAAATTCTCGTCTTTTTGGAGACGAGCCCAGGGTGCGCATTTTGACTATAATCTAGATTGGAAGTCAAcgactacaaaataatataatttcttacTCCAAATCTAGTTTCTTGATAGGTGTGGGatcttctgtggcgcagcggtaatacgcttgtctgtgacaccggaggtcccgggttcgaatcccggccagggcataatgagaaaataactttttctgattggtctaggttttggatatttatctatataagtatttattataaaataaagtatcgttgagttagtatctcgtaacacaagtctcgaacttacttcgaggctaactcaatctgtgtaatttgtcccgtatatatttatatatttgtcccgtatatattagtgttcgagtttacaaacaaattgtATATAAACTCTTGAACGATCGCTTTCAGGTGTCGGCTGAATCCCTGTTATCATTCCCAGAGGATGCGAGAAGTGGTAAGTGATATTTTGttcacatctatactaatattataaagctgaagagtcagtttgtttattttgaacgcgctaatctcagaaactactggttctaattgaaaaattatttttgcgttgaatagaccatttatcgaggaaggctttatcTATGTTgttgatattataaagctgaagagtttgtttgtttgtttgaacgcgctaatctcaggtaaGTAGTACTGGTTCAAAtggaaaaattctttttgtgttgagtaaaccatttatcgaggaaggctttatttatgttgttgatattataaagttgaagagtttgtttgtttgtttgaacgcgctaatctcaggaagtactggttcaaattgaaacactatttttgtgttgaatagaccatttatcgaggaagactttacGCTATATAACAtgacgctgcaactattaggagcaaagaaataatggaaaatgtgaaaaaattatcgcggaaaattattcatccttgaaaaattattttagggtTTGCTTCTAATTCTTTCTTGCCCTCTTCATTgtctttttgtaaatttatattttattcaggtctaatagaaattaatggaatttaaaattagcctttttgtattaataattaGGCCGGTATCTTATCATGCAATGTTTTAATCTTGTCAAATACTTACATGCGCTTAAGATATTAACACTTatgatacttatattttacgatatatgtatttatgacaTTTCTCGTTGTAAAATGAGaatgatgtttttttaaaatatcatggTCTCACGCTGGACGCTATAGCTGATTAGCTGCTCAAATCTTCTATTTATGTTTTCCAATTCTTCTATTGtgtcatgtggttcccggcagcaaacgaaaaaagaatagaaccactccatctttttcaaatgaatgtcgtaaaaggcgactaagatgTAGGCatgtaaacttgagattcttctattaggcgatgggctaccaacctgtcactatttgaatttcaatttaacaTTAAGGCCGTAATAGTTGAACGTGTCCTATTGGtcatttcgagactgttggctctgtctaccccgcaagggatatagacgtgattataagtatgtatgtaattcttcTATCTTGAAGATCACCGaatattcttctttaaaaaaaaataaaaataaacaaaagattcTTCTTCCCCTTCTTCCCCAGGTGCCCGTATAGTCTCAGGATGGGAGGCGGAAGAGGGTCAGTTCCCGTTTCAGCTGTCACTGCGCATGGTAAACCCCGCAGGGGGGGTCACGGCTTGCGGCGCCTCCATAGTTCATCCTGAATGGGCCATCACAGCGGCACATTGTACTGCTACGTAAGTCtacatgcatatagtcacgtctatatcccttgcggggtagacagagccaacggtcttgatgggccacgttcagatgttgtTTTGGgttagtgatagaattaagattctaatagtgacaggttgctagctcatggcctaaaagaagaatctcaacatacatacataaatgatcacgtctatatccgtagcggggtagacagagccaccagtcttgaaaagactgataggccacgctcagctgtttggcttagtgatagaattgagattgaatcGAATCTCAATATACAAGCAAATccctcttagtcgccttttacgacatccatgggaaagaaatggagtagtactattcttttgtctattggtgccgggaatcacacggcccatattttgatttttatgatctatattcttttttgtgaacTCAATTGCTGTGACCTGTAGATACTTAATTTGCATCAAACCTTGTCTGTTTGTCCTTAACAGTCGTATCTCGGTGATCGTCCGCGCAGGCGCCGTCAACCTAACCAGGCCGTACTATATCTTCGAGACTACTGAGTATTACAATCACCCCCTTTACAACGAAGCCCTGCAGGGCTTGGTTCAGCCTAATGATATCGGGGTCGTCAGATTTAACAGACAACTCGTTTTTAATGGTAAGTTGAATTGGTgttgtgccgtgcggttccaaaaaagaataggaccactccgtctctttcccatggatgtcgtaaaaggcgactaagggataggcttataaaattgcgttcatttttttttggcgatgggctagcaacctgtcactatttggatcacaattccatcattaagccgagcagctgaatgtggccgttcagtcttttcgagacttttggctctgtctatcccgtaggggatatagacgtgactatatgttgaATTGGTCTTTTTTAACTTATGTTGtgagaatttgtttgtttaaccGCGGTTTATTTCATAAGAATAGGtacaactaatattaattaattaattaataataataaaaaaactattctaaattacatacatacagtcacgtctatatcctttgcggggtagacagagccaacagtcttgaaaagacggataggccacgttcagctttttggcttgatcaTCGAATTgggatacaaatagtgacaggttgctagcccatcgcctaatagaagaatcccaaaagtagtttatatgttattctggatcttcagctacctacataacaaatttcatcgtaatcggttcagtagtttttgcgtgaaagagtaacaaacatccatactactagacatactcacaaacctttacatctatactaatattataaagctgaagagtttgtttgtttgtttgattgtttgtttgtttgaacgcgctaatctcagcaactattggttcgaattgaaaaattatttttgcgttaaatagaccatttatcgagtaaggcttcaggctatataacatcacgctgcaatttttaggagcgaagaaataatggaaaatgtgacaaaaacggggaaaatattcatccttgagggcttcaatgatgcccaaaataactattccacgcggacgaagttgcgggcacagctagtttataatattaagtaggaTAAAATAGTAATGTATCTTTTGCAATTTCAGATAGAGTCGCGCCAATCAGAGTGCAGCGTTCGGATGACAGGAACCGGAACTACGCCGGCCTCAGGCTCACTGCTAGTGGATGGGGGCTCACCTGGACTCAGGGTAAGCCTTCGAGAAATGTATATCGCGGTCCTATTTTAACTTGAGCAACGCGACAAGGATAGCTTTATGTTTCTGGTCGATTGAAGTTTTGTCTTGTTTTCGACATTTGGTTCTTTAGTTTGATATTGGAAGGCAGCTGCTGgatctgactgactgactttcCCACCCTGGTTcctagtaagtaagtaaatgctttattgttcactaaaggagtactttacaaatattaaacagtagtacagtgcaaaggcgggcttatccctaagtgggatctcttccagccaacctgactaTAAGAGGATCGCACACATAATTGACgcaagggtgaacaacagttcatacatataaaatatataaacatgtgccgtgtggttcccggcaccaatacaaaaaacaataggaccactccatctttttcccatggatgtcgataaaggcgactaagggataggcttataaacttgggattcttttttaggcgatgggctggcaacctgtcactatttgaatctcaattctatcattaagccaaatagctgaacttggccattcagtctattcgcgactgttggctctgtctaccccgcaagggatatagacgtgaccatatgtatgtatgtatgtataaacatgtatgtatactaaaataaattaagaaccAATTCAAGACTTgagaaagaatttattaagattatttttaatgaataagaaGAAGTggacaattttatataaagagGCAGTTTATTCATAAGGCGTGCAGCCAACTCGGAAAATGACTTACCGTTAGTCAAGTAAGTAGTGGTAGGCATGCCTTGGACTGTTCTGCTAAGACGTTACAATCGGGGCAAATGTTAAGAAGATCATAAACATACTCGTATCTAACTTCGAAATTTTTCTTCAGGCAGTTCACCAGAAAACCTTAACTGGGTGTACCTGAGTGGCACCAGCAATCCTGAATGCTCTTCAGCATTCGGCGGCAGCTCCATCATCCAGGATTCCACGATTTGCGCCAGAGGGTACAACTTGACCACTCAGTCTACTTGTTCCGTAAGTATAAAGATaaaacactttattgcactgtttatttttttatttatttatttatttacatagatacataatacattatattattccgcaagggatatagacgtgaccatatgtatgaatgtatgtatgtacaaacatatattcacgtctatatcccttgtggggtagacagtgccaacagtcttgaaaagactgataggccacgttcagcttttggcttgatgatagaattgagattcaaatagtgacaggttgctagcccatcgcctaaaagaagaatcccaagtttataagcctaccccttagtcgccttttacgacatccatggaaacgaatccatctctttcccacggatgttgtaaaatgcgactaagggataggcttacaaacttgggattcctttttaggcgatatatAGCGACGTCTGtattccgcaagggatacagacgtggctatatgtatgtatgtagatagatagatatataaacacTTTATTGTACCATAAGAGtagacatacaaaaataccgtGAGAATATTTATGGtcgtattttcataaaaacttttttgggTACTTAATCCCTTTTGCGTTTGGTAATACCCGTGGGAAGAAAAAATACGCGCTGGCATAAAGCATCACACCTGATCGCGTCCTCCCGTCTCTGGAGAGGAAAACCAAACTATGTAGATAcctaactacatacatacatacataaaatcacgtctctttcccggaggggtaggtagagactacctctttccacttgccacgatctctgcatacttccttcgcttcatccacattcataactctcttcatgcaagctcggcggtttcgggtacttttgacctgacccttcaccaggacgtccttaatttgatcaagatacgttcgtctaggtcttcctactccgacctttccctccacactctccttgtatatctgcttagtcaacctgctttcattcatcctctccacatgaccgaaccatcttaacatacccttttctattacatacatacatacatacatacggtcacggctatatcccttgcggggtagacagagccatagtcttgaaaatactgaatggccacgttcagctatttggcttaatgatagaattgagattcaaatagtgacaggttgctagcccatcgcctaaaagaagaataccaagtttttaagcccatcccttagtcgccttttacgacatccacgggaaagagatggagtggtcctattcttttttgtattggcgcccggaaccacacggcacccttttctattcctgtaactaacATAATGTTTTATGCGCAGGGTGACAGCGGCGGTCCACTCACCGTGATCGATGAGGACGGCCAGCCTACCCTGGTGGGGGTAGCTTCCTTCGTGTCAGCTGCTGGGTGCCACGCCGATTTCCCAGCTGGTAAAGAAACAATAACATCATAATCCTACACCCTAAGTGGTGAAGTGGTATCTGACAACAAATTAAAGGCAAAAGCTTTCAAACTAGGAATTCTCTTTTAATCGATAGGCTAGGAACTTGTcgctatctgaatctcaaaataattacatcaCAAAACCATGCAGCTGAACCTTAGCCTTTTTAAGTAAGAAAGAAGAAGTTATTGCCTCCGTATATGTGTGTACTATTCGGATTTCCGCGACTCAATGAGATTGGAGGTGATAACCATTAgctaataaattgtattaaaaagttattttattaagttctaAATTTGTTTCAGGTTTCATCCGCCCTGGTCACTACCAAGATTGGTTTTTACAAGTGACAGGCATAGATTTTGATTGGGATTACGAAGAGCCAACTACGCCACAGCCGGAACCGGAACCTGAGCCAGAACCAGAACCAGAACCAGAACCGGAACCGGAACCTGAACCTGAGCCAGAACCAGAACCGGAACCGGAGCCTGAGCCTGAGCCAGAACCCGAGCCAGAACCCGAGCCAGAACCTGAACCAGAACCTGAGCCAGAACCAGAGCCGGAACCGGAACCGGAACCTGAGCCAGAACCAGAGCCAGAACCAGAACCGGAACCTGAACCAGAACCTGAGCCAGAACCAGAACCTGAGCCAGAACCAGAGCCTGAACCAGAACCGGAACCTGAGCCAGAACCAGAACCTGAGCCAGAACCCGAACCCGAACCCGAACCCGAACCCGAACCCGAACCCGAACCCGAACCCGAACCCGAACCCGAACCCGAACCCGAACCCGAACCCGAACCCGAACCCGAACCCGAACCCGAACCCGAACCCGAACCCGAACCCGAACCCGAACCCGAACCCGAACCCGAACCCGAACCCGAACCCGAACCCGAACCCGAACCCGAACCCGAACCTGAGCCTGAGCCTGAGCCAGAACCCGAACCAGAAACAGAAGAAAGTGGTGAGAGTTCTGAAACTAATGAAAGTGATGATAGCTCCGAATCTGAAAGTTCCGAATCACAGAATGCTGAAAGTTCGCAATCGGAAAATTCCGAATCCAATGAATCGGAACAAGCAGCAAAATATAATAGTTTGAAATCAAACAGGATTCGAGCTTTTTGATCAGTAGTAACATATATGTTTTCAAACTTATACCTAAATGAATTTAacgaaatgtaaaattaaatatctaatatataggtacgtataatcacgtctaggtatatcccttggtagacagagcaaacagtccaaaaagtatgaaaagccacgttaatcgttcagctgtatgaatagaaatacaaataaataacacttacataattatattaaacaatttttcgaaataaacttgttttattCTCATTCGTGTTAGAATGAATGTATACGCCAATGCCAATGATTTGCTGTAAACTATGTTAAaacagatatacatacatatatatggtcacgtctatatcccttgctgggtagacagagccaacagccttgaaaagactgataggccacgttcagctttttgatttgatgatagaactgagatttaaattgtgacaggtggctagcctatcgccttaaagaagaatcccaagtttataagcctatcccttagtcgccttttacgacattaatggGAAGCGTGAACTGTCTATGTAGTCTATAGCATAGATTGCTATGGTCTGTAGTCTACAGTTTGTCTTAATTAACACAGTTGTATGATTCCTTAGACTCAATAGGATATTTTACAACAGGTCAAATCAGATGCTTTTACAcagaatatttatctatatcgTTATCATATATTGTATCTCTTAACTGTTTGCATTTTTCTTATATGGTCTTCGTATGTACActgtttttgaatttgtagTGACGATcgtaactttataattttactactatgtatatttttactacaatttgttatgtgtatttaaataaataaaaaaaaaaagaggagtggtccatttctttttttttattggattaataataataattaaattaaggacgtcctggcagagggtcaagagtactcgaaaccgccgagcttgcatgaaaagggttatcaatgtggatgaagcgaaggaagtatgcagagatcgtggcaagttgaaagatgtggtctctacCTCCTACTATTCCGGAAAAGGCGtaaatttatgtaggtatgtatgtatattgtaaagAAATTGAAACACGGATGAGATATTATTTTCACTGACATCAAATTTCACAAGTtacaacttacatacatacatacatacataaaatcacgcctctttcccggaggggtaggcagagactacctctttccacttgccacgatctctgcatacttctttcgcttcgtccacattcataactctcttcatacaagctcggcggtttcgggtacttttgacctgaccctttaccaggacgtccttaatttgatcaagatacgttcgtctaggtcttcccactccgacctttccctccacactctccttgtatatctgcttagtcaacctgctttcattcatcctctccacatgaccgaaccatcttaacatacccttttctattcctgtaactacatcttctttcacatcacaacattcccttatcacgctgttccttatcctgtcactcaatttcacacccatcatactccttaacgctctcatttccactgcatttattctgctttcatgcttcttttgccatacccaactttcactcccatacattaatgtcgggaccaacacgcccctgtgcacagccagtcgagcctttttggatagtttctgactgctcataaaggcatgcaaagctccattcaccatgttccccgcgttcactctcctttcaatatcactatcatacttgccatctgatgtaaactttgatcctagatatacaaactctttcacttgctccactttttctcctccaatcaaaatattacatgctgtcatttctttctccatttcaaaaccagtgttttagttttacttacgttcactttcattcctttctcttttaaagcttcatgcatacagtttaccatctcctgtaactcctccgctgatgacgccagtataacctgatcgtcggcatagagcagacatttgacgagtaactcattcatccttaatccacttttagactctttcaaatctgtcaaacagctatccataaataggttgaacagccacggtgacgcaacacatccttgcctaacgcctttctcaatcttaaaccactcagtgtgcgctccgtttatcctgacacaagcactcgaatcctcatataaggatttcagtgctcgtattaagagactgctcaccccatgcatagaaagtgctgaccacaattcattcctctcaactctgtcataggccttttccagatctacgaatgtgcaatagactttttgactcttggccaaaaacttttcggctatgcaccgcaaggaaaagacctgatcagtacatcccattccctttcgaaatcccgcttgagcatcccatattttgtcatcagtttcattcctgactctattaatcaataccttagcatacaatttgccgacgacgctaagcaggcttataccacgataatttttgcagtccagctgtgacccttttcctttgtaaagtggcacgataacagccttacaccaatcttttggtactcggccgcttctccaacacaaattgaaaaggcagtacaactgactagctactacgccttttcctgctttaagcatctcgaccgacactctatcacacccagcagcctttcccgctttcatactcttaagtgcttccacaatttcgaacatttcaatttcgccttccatctcattctctttttcttcgctatagcagaaatctttcttatttccttcctttttttcaaataaactttcaaaatagtccttccatatctttagtacacattcttctcctttcacaacgctaccatcctggcatctgatcctagtcagctctctggttatagtatttcctcgggctgaccttacggatttccagaatactttcagatttgactgaaagtcttctgatagccttttatcaaaatcctctttatactcttctttctttctaatcacagctttcttaaccaaatctttaattttcttatattccttacgtgcttcattcacatcttcatctataacctcttgcattcttaagttagcttttgctgctaacaaatccagccatgctttcttctttaatcgcacaagttcttgcacatctttactcatccacgcatttttgtgattttttcctttccttcttctacttacaccacacacttcaacagctactttcacaattctttctttaaattccttccatccatcttcaatatcgctcatttcctctaaatcttcaaattcatccttcagtctattaatatacttcttacctacatccatatcttgcaaattttctacttttactctttccaaagcgctggtttgctcccttaccctgtgccgccagcgattgaagataccccttatccgggatatcaccagtaaatggtccgagtcaatgccagcaccgcgatatgcacgggtatccagcactttgttcttcaatctttcatctacaatcacaaagtctatcatactttttaaaataccttccactcttgtgtaggtgtggatctctttatgttgaaacattgagttcgacacaaaaagatcccactctagacaaatttctaatacacttcttccattatcattcaccttttcgtcaccaaacgcaccaagcaccttttcatatccatcacgctttacacccacccatccattaaaatcacctaacataataatcttctcatttggcttggtaactttcaatttAGTTACAACTTGATCGTAGAAAAGCCGGTTACCAAATTAATGAATGATCTATTTCTGATAAGACGTTACAAATTGATAGCAAATCTGATTAACAATCTTAATCTGTTAGAAAAAACCCtgatattaagtatatttagagtgttaattaaatttattaattattagtgTAGTGTTATTCCATCATGATAGGTCACACGAGCTTCGTTTTCCTTCTGACTTTGTCCGTGACTACGGTAAGTAaacttgcatacatacatacatactagctgtgcccgcgacttcgtccgcgtggaatagttattttgggcatcatatttatttttgcaaacatcctcttcggctttatcaattatagctgctaattgttatgcgacttgacgacgacttggcccacatcattacccgcgacggaacggagaccgtatagtgagatgagaggcctttgcccagtAGTGGGATCAGGCAttacaggctgatactttactttactttaaaatagtaatatcttctaagatgttcattgaaattaagtgatatcaaagacagttgtgtttacaattaaatactcataatcaacaacaatcttaaaagatagacataatcagtttaaaagtaggtaagaggtaaaaacagacaaacatacaaaggaagtattataagtagaatgatacctatctatatgtaGGAAGTAGGATAGAGCAGGGCGATCGAAAGATGCGGGGTgaggtcaggcggtcacgcgtattagaaagaacgctggttcgccgtattaaatgtttcgctgcaaattgcttataacgactatatctcaaaacctattcgtctgatttatatactgtaaatggcaattttagtctacatgaaaagccgaaagtaataaacatatttatttggataaggattaatactgaattaaagaaaattggtttcaaaataacttatgtttataatgaaaaaataatcttaaaaaatgaacataaaagtggttattgtaagtaaaccttaagagatagatatatgctctcgcggacttttttgtggcaaaaaatgagtacttcacatctttagtacattgttttactatat
Proteins encoded in this window:
- the LOC106129964 gene encoding collagenase isoform X1; this encodes MAGKAALVFLLALIGVSVSAESLLSFPEDARSGARIVSGWEAEEGQFPFQLSLRMVNPAGGVTACGASIVHPEWAITAAHCTATRISVIVRAGAVNLTRPYYIFETTEYYNHPLYNEALQGLVQPNDIGVVRFNRQLVFNDRVAPIRVQRSDDRNRNYAGLRLTASGWGLTWTQGSSPENLNWVYLSGTSNPECSSAFGGSSIIQDSTICARGYNLTTQSTCSGDSGGPLTVIDEDGQPTLVGVASFVSAAGCHADFPAGFIRPGHYQDWFLQVTGIDFDWDYEEPTTPQPEPEPEPEPEPEPEPEPEPEPEPEPEPEPEPEPEPEPEPEPEPEPEPEPEPEPEPEPEPEPEPEPEPEPEPEPEPEPEPEPEPEPEPEPEPEPEPEPEPEPEPEPEPEPEPEPEPEPEPEPEPEPEPEPEPEPEPEPEPEPEPEPEPEPETEESGESSETNESDDSSESESSESQNAESSQSENSESNESEQAAKYNSLKSNRIRAF
- the LOC106129964 gene encoding collagenase isoform X2, translating into MAGKAALVFLLALIGVSVSAESLLSFPEDARSGARIVSGWEAEEGQFPFQLSLRMVNPAGGVTACGASIVHPEWAITAAHCTATRISVIVRAGAVNLTRPYYIFETTEYYNHPLYNEALQGLVQPNDIGVVRFNRQLVFNDRVAPIRVQRSDDRNRNYAGLRLTASGWGLTWTQGSSPENLNWVYLSGTSNPECSSAFGGSSIIQDSTICARGYNLTTQSTCSGDSGGPLTVIDEDGQPTLVGVASFVSAAGCHADFPAGFIRPGHYQDWFLQVTGIDFDWDYEEPTTPQPEPEPEPEPEPEPEPEPEPEPEPEPEPEPEPEPEPEPEPEPEPEPEPEPEPEPEPEPEPEPEPEPEPEPEPEPEPEPEPEPEPEPEPEPEPEPEPEPEPEPEPEPEPEPEPEPEPEPEPEPEPEPEPEPEPEPETEESGESSETNESDDSSESESSESQNAESSQSENSESNESEQAAKYNSLKSNRIRAF